The segment ATGGCTTCTTTTTCTCGTAAAATTTGCTCAAGTTGAATTGCCGTTTGTGCTGTTTTACAAATGACTAAGATTTTTTCATTTCGGTGTGATTTTAGAAAATCAATTAACCAATGAATTTTTTCGTCTACTTCAGCTGCATCAATTGTTACTTGGTGATAAACCCGATGTGGAAAACCTTTTACACCTTGGCGTGTGTTACGAAATAAAATACGGCTTGTGCCATGTCGATCGATGAGATTTTGAATGAGTTCTTGTCGTGCCGCTTGCTTTTCGTCGTCATTGTGACAGTCTAAGGCTTTAAATAATGGTTCGACATCCTGCTCATGAAGTAAATCAGAAATATGATTTTTTTCGACCGCACTTAGCGGCTTCTCTGAAAGCAATGATTGCACTGCATCCGCAACAGGCTGATAGTTTTCTTGTTCCTTCAAGAACGCTTGGTAATCATAAAAACGTTCAGGATCAAGTAAGCGTAAACGTGCAAAATGGCTTTCCAAGCCCAGTTGTTCAGGCGTTGCGGTAAGTAATAAAACAGATGGAATAGCGTTTGCTAATTGTTCCACCAATAAATAAGCTGCACTCGGCGCATTTTCAGACCAAGCCAAATGATGTGCTTCATCGACAATTAAACAGTCAAATTCAGCTTCAATGGCTTGTTGTACGCGATGAGGGTGAGCTTTCAACCAGTCTAGTGCACAGATAATTAAGCTTTCCGTGCTAAATGGATTAATGGCTTGTTCGGCAAAATCTTCACAACGTTCTTCATCAAATAATGAAAAATGTAAATTAAAACGACGAAGCATTTCGACAAGCCATTGATGTTGCAAGGTCTCCGGTACAATAATTAACACACGTTGTACTTTTTCAGCAAAAAGCTGGTTTTGCAAAATCATCCCCGCTTCAATGGTTTTACCTAACCCCACTTCATCCGCTAAGAGCACACGAGGATTGATACGATTTCCTACCTCTTGCGCAATATGAAGCTGATGAGGAATTAAACCCGCACGATTACCTCGTAAGCCTCGCAAAGGCGATTGAAATTGAGCTTGTTGATGCAGAAGGGTTTGATAGCGCAACGCAAAATGTTCACTGCGGTCAATTTGCGATGAAAAGAGGCGATCTTTCGCTTGGCTAAAGGAGATAATCGGAGAAAGTTCTTTTTCATTGACGATAATCTCTTCGCCTTGCATATTTTTGACTAAATAAAATAAGAGACCATTCATTTCTTGAATATCGAGGACTTTACCTTGCCAACCAGCTTGGTGATGAAGTTGTTCTCCTTTATTTAATGCAATTCGGGTTAATGGCGCTTGTGCCACCGCATAAATTCGGGTTTCATCCGAGGCAGGAAAGTGAAGGGTTACAGAACGGAAATTTAAGGCGGTAATCATCCCTAATCCGAGGCTATTTTCTGTTTCGCTAATCCAACGTTGACCGATTGCAAATGACATTATCTTCCTCTTAATGAATCTCTTAAAATGGGCCGATATTGTAGTCTGATTATAAGGGAATGCAAGGTGAAGACGAGTAAAAGCATGAAAAGTAAAGTGTGATTTTTCTCACAATAATTAAATTAAATATCACCTAAGCTTTACTTTAAAAAAGTGCGGTGTAAAAATGGCATACTTTTTCATAAAACAGGAGTGTTCCATGAATTGGACAGAACGACTTAAAGAAGAATTTTTATCCGGTTGGAAGCCTTTTGAAGTGGCATGGGTAGTTATTTTCCTTGCTGCGCAAATTATTGCTTATGTTCTTGCACCAGATAGCCCATTAGGCATGATTTCGGGTATTGCAGGTATTCTCTGTGTGGTATTGGTGAGTAAAGGAAAAATTAGCAATTATTTCTTTGGGCTTATTTTTGCTTACACCTATTTTTATGTTGCCTGGGGAAACAATTTCCTTGGTGAAATGAATACGGTGCTCTATGTGTATATCCCATCACAATTTATCGGCTATTTTATGTGGAAACAACACATGCAAAATGATAATGGTGGTGAAAGTGTAATTGCAAAAGCCTTGACGCCAAAAGGTTGGGCAATGTTACTCGTGAGTGTTGGGATTGGTACATTCTGCTTTGTGCAGGCTTTAAAAGCAGCGGGTGGGAGCTCTACAGGATTAGATGGTTTAACCACAATTATCACTGTAGCGGCGCAATTATTGATGATTTTGCGTTATCGTGAGCAATGGTTATTGTGGATTGTCTTAAATGTGCTTTCCATTTTACTTTGGGCAGAGCAGCCAGCGATGTACTTAATGTATAGTGCTTACTTACTTAACTCATTATATGGTTATTACAACTGGACGAAACTCGTCAAAGCGGAAAGCCACTAATCACATCAATAAAAAAGGGCATAGTAATATGCCCTTACATTTTCAAATAGAATGCCTTCGTTAACGCAATA is part of the Haemophilus parainfluenzae ATCC 33392 genome and harbors:
- the rapA gene encoding RNA polymerase-associated protein RapA — protein: MSFAIGQRWISETENSLGLGMITALNFRSVTLHFPASDETRIYAVAQAPLTRIALNKGEQLHHQAGWQGKVLDIQEMNGLLFYLVKNMQGEEIIVNEKELSPIISFSQAKDRLFSSQIDRSEHFALRYQTLLHQQAQFQSPLRGLRGNRAGLIPHQLHIAQEVGNRINPRVLLADEVGLGKTIEAGMILQNQLFAEKVQRVLIIVPETLQHQWLVEMLRRFNLHFSLFDEERCEDFAEQAINPFSTESLIICALDWLKAHPHRVQQAIEAEFDCLIVDEAHHLAWSENAPSAAYLLVEQLANAIPSVLLLTATPEQLGLESHFARLRLLDPERFYDYQAFLKEQENYQPVADAVQSLLSEKPLSAVEKNHISDLLHEQDVEPLFKALDCHNDDEKQAARQELIQNLIDRHGTSRILFRNTRQGVKGFPHRVYHQVTIDAAEVDEKIHWLIDFLKSHRNEKILVICKTAQTAIQLEQILREKEAIRSAVFHERMSIIERDRAAAYFADTDNGAQVLLSSSIGSEGRNFQFACHLVLFDLPENPDLLEQCIGRLDRIGQMRDVQIYVPCLSGSAQQDLARWYHEGLNAFEQTCPIGMALFEQYETLLKVRSENKADFEQLILQTQKQAKALRLALEKGRDRLLELNSNGGEKAQRLAAEIAQTDNSPQLVDFVLNLFDIIGLEQDDLGENSIVITPTGTMLVPDFPGLKEEGVTVTFDRQLALAREELEFLTWDHPMIRQGIDLIASSDIGKASMALLVNKQLPAGTLLVELIYVIESQSPKGLQLNRFLPPTPVRLLLDSKGNNLAEQVNFNTLQNKLKPLSKDIANKMVKMARPNIEQLIKIGDQKMTEIAQAKIQEASRLADQTLSAELNRLIALKAVNKNIRQAEINVLEKQRVLSLEELSKASWRLDSLRVIMTNKE
- the pnuC gene encoding nicotinamide riboside transporter PnuC; this encodes MNWTERLKEEFLSGWKPFEVAWVVIFLAAQIIAYVLAPDSPLGMISGIAGILCVVLVSKGKISNYFFGLIFAYTYFYVAWGNNFLGEMNTVLYVYIPSQFIGYFMWKQHMQNDNGGESVIAKALTPKGWAMLLVSVGIGTFCFVQALKAAGGSSTGLDGLTTIITVAAQLLMILRYREQWLLWIVLNVLSILLWAEQPAMYLMYSAYLLNSLYGYYNWTKLVKAESH